Proteins encoded within one genomic window of Granulicella pectinivorans:
- a CDS encoding RidA family protein codes for MENSTRRSFFGKMAAMATVVTGSTKLFAQQSAPAPAEPVIPGTERPRGPRNNHTHEGIYYFSGTGSNDGYGREDHITVKDPFEKHVTRTMDALKKSLERAGSNMDSILHLEVFLCLPNDDTIPMPTGSARFAAHKAQYDALNKIYGTYFSPGKAPSRACMALEWIPGDSLIEIVGSALVVGPPAPPPVRS; via the coding sequence ATGGAGAACAGCACACGGCGTAGTTTCTTCGGCAAGATGGCTGCGATGGCGACCGTCGTCACCGGCTCGACAAAGCTATTCGCGCAGCAGTCCGCGCCGGCACCCGCCGAGCCCGTCATTCCAGGCACCGAGAGACCCCGCGGCCCGCGCAACAACCACACCCACGAAGGCATCTATTACTTCTCCGGCACCGGCTCCAACGACGGCTATGGCCGCGAAGACCACATCACCGTCAAGGACCCCTTCGAGAAGCACGTCACCCGCACCATGGACGCGCTCAAAAAGTCTCTCGAGCGCGCCGGCAGCAACATGGACAGCATCCTCCACCTCGAAGTCTTCCTCTGCCTGCCCAACGACGACACCATCCCCATGCCCACCGGCAGCGCGCGCTTCGCCGCTCACAAGGCCCAGTACGACGCACTCAACAAGATCTACGGCACCTACTTCTCGCCCGGCAAAGCTCCCTCCCGCGCCTGCATGGCCCTCGAGTGGATCCCCGGCGACTCTCTCATCGAAATCGTAGGCAGCGCACTCGTCGTCGGCCCCCCCGCTCCGCCGCCTGTCCGCAGCTAA